In a genomic window of Clavelina lepadiformis chromosome 7, kaClaLepa1.1, whole genome shotgun sequence:
- the LOC143464953 gene encoding uncharacterized protein LOC143464953 isoform X8, whose amino-acid sequence MNLCCIALVVVCCIQASESETTTGSAEGSGTNSPTDESVTNRMTRPAEGSGTNSPTDESVTNRMTRSPEGSGTNSPTNESVTNTMTRSPEGSGMYSPTDESVTSGTNSPTDRSFTIRFRESTSFQSTRDPATGYPDNPTTTTMTIEESSAYTATENTRFSFATRPETTTNTTTDPPVPVCPVLNSNCASVRYSTWLCDHIRWKITLMVDWQPAFESWWNENQSGSLPFPACNHLDVSCKHPDEWDVVFVGNGCFIPFCKDGYYETGVNTATQWKADYEEWRQIFNRWRQALRSEM is encoded by the exons ATGAATTTGTGTTGCATTGCACTTGTCGTTGTCTGCTGTATACAAGCATCCGAGAGTG AAACGACGACAGGATCGGCCGAAGGAA GTGGAACGAACTCACCGACCGATGAAAGCGTCACAA ATAGAATGACAAGACCGGCCGAAGGAA GTGGAACGAACTCACCCACCGATGAAAGCGTCACAA ATAGAATGACAAGATCACCCGAAGGAA GTGGAACGAACTCACCGACCAATGAAAGCGTTACAA ATACGATGACAAGATCACCCGAAGGAA GTGGAATGTACTCACCGACCGATGAAAGCGTCACAA GTGGAACGAACTCACCGACCGACCGAAGCTTTACAA TCAGGTTTCGTGAAAGCACAAGTTTTCAAAGTACAAGAGATCCTGCCACTG GATACCCAGATAatccaacaacaacaacaatgacaATTGAAGAATCATCAGCTTATACAGCAACCG aaAACACCAGGTTTTCATTCGCAACAAGGCctgaaacaacaacaaatacaaCCACTG ATCCACCCGTTCCGGTCTGTCCTGTATTAAACAGCAATTGTGCCTCGGTGAGATACTCCACATGGCTTTGCGATCACATTCGATGGAAAATAACGTTGATGGTTGACTGGCAGCCTGCATTTGAGTCTTGGTG GAACGAAAACCAGTCCGGAAGTTTGCCTTTTCCCGCTTGCAATCACCTTGACGTGTCTTGCAAACATCCCGATGAATGGGACGTAGTGTTTGTTGGAAATGGATGTTTCATTCCATTTTGTAAAGATGGATACT ATGAGACCGGAGTTAATACTGCCACCCAGTGGAAGGCTGACTATGAAGAATGGCGTCAGATCTTCAATAGATGGCGTCAAGCGCTTCGCAGCGAAATGTAA
- the LOC143464953 gene encoding uncharacterized protein LOC143464953 isoform X2, with amino-acid sequence MNLCCIALVVVCCIQASESETTTGSAEGSGTNSPTDESVTNRMTRPAEGSGMNSTTDESVTNRMTRPAEGSGTNSPTDESVTNRMTRPAEGSGTNSPTDESVTNRMTRSPEGSGTNSPTNESVTNTMTRSPEGSGTNSPTDRSFTIRFRESTSFQSTRDPATGYPDNPTTTTMTIEESSAYTATENTRFSFATRPETTTNTTTDPPVPVCPVLNSNCASVRYSTWLCDHIRWKITLMVDWQPAFESWWNENQSGSLPFPACNHLDVSCKHPDEWDVVFVGNGCFIPFCKDGYYETGVNTATQWKADYEEWRQIFNRWRQALRSEM; translated from the exons ATGAATTTGTGTTGCATTGCACTTGTCGTTGTCTGCTGTATACAAGCATCCGAGAGTG AAACGACGACAGGATCGGCCGAAGGAA GTGGAACGAACTCACCCACCGATGAAAGCGTTACAA ATAGAATGACAAGACCGGCCGAAGGAA GTGGAATGAACTCAACGACCGATGAAAGCGTTACAA ATAGAATGACAAGACCGGCCGAAGGAA GTGGAACGAACTCACCGACCGATGAAAGCGTCACAA ATAGAATGACAAGACCGGCCGAAGGAA GTGGAACGAACTCACCCACCGATGAAAGCGTCACAA ATAGAATGACAAGATCACCCGAAGGAA GTGGAACGAACTCACCGACCAATGAAAGCGTTACAA ATACGATGACAAGATCACCCGAAGGAA GTGGAACGAACTCACCGACCGACCGAAGCTTTACAA TCAGGTTTCGTGAAAGCACAAGTTTTCAAAGTACAAGAGATCCTGCCACTG GATACCCAGATAatccaacaacaacaacaatgacaATTGAAGAATCATCAGCTTATACAGCAACCG aaAACACCAGGTTTTCATTCGCAACAAGGCctgaaacaacaacaaatacaaCCACTG ATCCACCCGTTCCGGTCTGTCCTGTATTAAACAGCAATTGTGCCTCGGTGAGATACTCCACATGGCTTTGCGATCACATTCGATGGAAAATAACGTTGATGGTTGACTGGCAGCCTGCATTTGAGTCTTGGTG GAACGAAAACCAGTCCGGAAGTTTGCCTTTTCCCGCTTGCAATCACCTTGACGTGTCTTGCAAACATCCCGATGAATGGGACGTAGTGTTTGTTGGAAATGGATGTTTCATTCCATTTTGTAAAGATGGATACT ATGAGACCGGAGTTAATACTGCCACCCAGTGGAAGGCTGACTATGAAGAATGGCGTCAGATCTTCAATAGATGGCGTCAAGCGCTTCGCAGCGAAATGTAA
- the LOC143464953 gene encoding uncharacterized protein LOC143464953 isoform X4, which produces MNLCCIALVVVCCIQASESETTTGSAEGSGTNSPTDESVTNRMTRPAEGSGTNSPTDESVTNRMTRPAEGSGTNSPTDESVTNRMTRSPEGSGTNSPTNESVTNTMTRSPEGSGMYSPTDESVTSGTNSPTDRSFTIRFRESTSFQSTRDPATGYPDNPTTTTMTIEESSAYTATENTRFSFATRPETTTNTTTDPPVPVCPVLNSNCASVRYSTWLCDHIRWKITLMVDWQPAFESWWNENQSGSLPFPACNHLDVSCKHPDEWDVVFVGNGCFIPFCKDGYYETGVNTATQWKADYEEWRQIFNRWRQALRSEM; this is translated from the exons ATGAATTTGTGTTGCATTGCACTTGTCGTTGTCTGCTGTATACAAGCATCCGAGAGTG AAACGACGACAGGATCGGCCGAAGGAA GTGGAACGAACTCACCCACCGATGAAAGCGTTACAA ATAGAATGACAAGACCGGCCGAAGGAA GTGGAACGAACTCACCGACCGATGAAAGCGTCACAA ATAGAATGACAAGACCGGCCGAAGGAA GTGGAACGAACTCACCCACCGATGAAAGCGTCACAA ATAGAATGACAAGATCACCCGAAGGAA GTGGAACGAACTCACCGACCAATGAAAGCGTTACAA ATACGATGACAAGATCACCCGAAGGAA GTGGAATGTACTCACCGACCGATGAAAGCGTCACAA GTGGAACGAACTCACCGACCGACCGAAGCTTTACAA TCAGGTTTCGTGAAAGCACAAGTTTTCAAAGTACAAGAGATCCTGCCACTG GATACCCAGATAatccaacaacaacaacaatgacaATTGAAGAATCATCAGCTTATACAGCAACCG aaAACACCAGGTTTTCATTCGCAACAAGGCctgaaacaacaacaaatacaaCCACTG ATCCACCCGTTCCGGTCTGTCCTGTATTAAACAGCAATTGTGCCTCGGTGAGATACTCCACATGGCTTTGCGATCACATTCGATGGAAAATAACGTTGATGGTTGACTGGCAGCCTGCATTTGAGTCTTGGTG GAACGAAAACCAGTCCGGAAGTTTGCCTTTTCCCGCTTGCAATCACCTTGACGTGTCTTGCAAACATCCCGATGAATGGGACGTAGTGTTTGTTGGAAATGGATGTTTCATTCCATTTTGTAAAGATGGATACT ATGAGACCGGAGTTAATACTGCCACCCAGTGGAAGGCTGACTATGAAGAATGGCGTCAGATCTTCAATAGATGGCGTCAAGCGCTTCGCAGCGAAATGTAA
- the LOC143464953 gene encoding uncharacterized protein LOC143464953 isoform X7, whose amino-acid sequence MNLCCIALVVVCCIQASESETTTGSAEGSGTNSPTDESVTNRMTRPAEGSGMNSTTDESVTNRMTRPAEGSGTNSPTDESVTNRMTRPAEGSGTNSPTDESVTNRMTRSPEGSGTNSPTDRSFTIRFRESTSFQSTRDPATGYPDNPTTTTMTIEESSAYTATENTRFSFATRPETTTNTTTDPPVPVCPVLNSNCASVRYSTWLCDHIRWKITLMVDWQPAFESWWNENQSGSLPFPACNHLDVSCKHPDEWDVVFVGNGCFIPFCKDGYYETGVNTATQWKADYEEWRQIFNRWRQALRSEM is encoded by the exons ATGAATTTGTGTTGCATTGCACTTGTCGTTGTCTGCTGTATACAAGCATCCGAGAGTG AAACGACGACAGGATCGGCCGAAGGAA GTGGAACGAACTCACCCACCGATGAAAGCGTTACAA ATAGAATGACAAGACCGGCCGAAGGAA GTGGAATGAACTCAACGACCGATGAAAGCGTTACAA ATAGAATGACAAGACCGGCCGAAGGAA GTGGAACGAACTCACCGACCGATGAAAGCGTCACAA ATAGAATGACAAGACCGGCCGAAGGAA GTGGAACGAACTCACCCACCGATGAAAGCGTCACAA ATAGAATGACAAGATCACCCGAAGGAA GTGGAACGAACTCACCGACCGACCGAAGCTTTACAA TCAGGTTTCGTGAAAGCACAAGTTTTCAAAGTACAAGAGATCCTGCCACTG GATACCCAGATAatccaacaacaacaacaatgacaATTGAAGAATCATCAGCTTATACAGCAACCG aaAACACCAGGTTTTCATTCGCAACAAGGCctgaaacaacaacaaatacaaCCACTG ATCCACCCGTTCCGGTCTGTCCTGTATTAAACAGCAATTGTGCCTCGGTGAGATACTCCACATGGCTTTGCGATCACATTCGATGGAAAATAACGTTGATGGTTGACTGGCAGCCTGCATTTGAGTCTTGGTG GAACGAAAACCAGTCCGGAAGTTTGCCTTTTCCCGCTTGCAATCACCTTGACGTGTCTTGCAAACATCCCGATGAATGGGACGTAGTGTTTGTTGGAAATGGATGTTTCATTCCATTTTGTAAAGATGGATACT ATGAGACCGGAGTTAATACTGCCACCCAGTGGAAGGCTGACTATGAAGAATGGCGTCAGATCTTCAATAGATGGCGTCAAGCGCTTCGCAGCGAAATGTAA
- the LOC143464953 gene encoding uncharacterized protein LOC143464953 isoform X6: MNLCCIALVVVCCIQASESETTTGSAEGSGTNSPTDESVTNRMTRPAEGSGMNSTTDESVTNRMTRPAEGSGTNSPTDESVTNRMTRSPEGSGTNSPTNESVTNTMTRSPEGSGMYSPTDESVTSGTNSPTDRSFTIRFRESTSFQSTRDPATGYPDNPTTTTMTIEESSAYTATENTRFSFATRPETTTNTTTDPPVPVCPVLNSNCASVRYSTWLCDHIRWKITLMVDWQPAFESWWNENQSGSLPFPACNHLDVSCKHPDEWDVVFVGNGCFIPFCKDGYYETGVNTATQWKADYEEWRQIFNRWRQALRSEM; encoded by the exons ATGAATTTGTGTTGCATTGCACTTGTCGTTGTCTGCTGTATACAAGCATCCGAGAGTG AAACGACGACAGGATCGGCCGAAGGAA GTGGAACGAACTCACCCACCGATGAAAGCGTTACAA ATAGAATGACAAGACCGGCCGAAGGAA GTGGAATGAACTCAACGACCGATGAAAGCGTTACAA ATAGAATGACAAGACCGGCCGAAGGAA GTGGAACGAACTCACCGACCGATGAAAGCGTCACAA ATAGAATGACAAGATCACCCGAAGGAA GTGGAACGAACTCACCGACCAATGAAAGCGTTACAA ATACGATGACAAGATCACCCGAAGGAA GTGGAATGTACTCACCGACCGATGAAAGCGTCACAA GTGGAACGAACTCACCGACCGACCGAAGCTTTACAA TCAGGTTTCGTGAAAGCACAAGTTTTCAAAGTACAAGAGATCCTGCCACTG GATACCCAGATAatccaacaacaacaacaatgacaATTGAAGAATCATCAGCTTATACAGCAACCG aaAACACCAGGTTTTCATTCGCAACAAGGCctgaaacaacaacaaatacaaCCACTG ATCCACCCGTTCCGGTCTGTCCTGTATTAAACAGCAATTGTGCCTCGGTGAGATACTCCACATGGCTTTGCGATCACATTCGATGGAAAATAACGTTGATGGTTGACTGGCAGCCTGCATTTGAGTCTTGGTG GAACGAAAACCAGTCCGGAAGTTTGCCTTTTCCCGCTTGCAATCACCTTGACGTGTCTTGCAAACATCCCGATGAATGGGACGTAGTGTTTGTTGGAAATGGATGTTTCATTCCATTTTGTAAAGATGGATACT ATGAGACCGGAGTTAATACTGCCACCCAGTGGAAGGCTGACTATGAAGAATGGCGTCAGATCTTCAATAGATGGCGTCAAGCGCTTCGCAGCGAAATGTAA
- the LOC143464953 gene encoding uncharacterized protein LOC143464953 isoform X11 — protein MNLCCIALVVVCCIQASESETTTGSAEGSGTNSPTDESVTNRMTRPAEGSGTNSPTNESVTNTMTRSPEGSGMYSPTDESVTSGTNSPTDRSFTIRFRESTSFQSTRDPATGYPDNPTTTTMTIEESSAYTATENTRFSFATRPETTTNTTTDPPVPVCPVLNSNCASVRYSTWLCDHIRWKITLMVDWQPAFESWWNENQSGSLPFPACNHLDVSCKHPDEWDVVFVGNGCFIPFCKDGYYETGVNTATQWKADYEEWRQIFNRWRQALRSEM, from the exons ATGAATTTGTGTTGCATTGCACTTGTCGTTGTCTGCTGTATACAAGCATCCGAGAGTG AAACGACGACAGGATCGGCCGAAGGAA GTGGAACGAACTCACCGACCGATGAAAGCGTCACAA ATAGAATGACAAGACCGGCCGAAGGAA GTGGAACGAACTCACCGACCAATGAAAGCGTTACAA ATACGATGACAAGATCACCCGAAGGAA GTGGAATGTACTCACCGACCGATGAAAGCGTCACAA GTGGAACGAACTCACCGACCGACCGAAGCTTTACAA TCAGGTTTCGTGAAAGCACAAGTTTTCAAAGTACAAGAGATCCTGCCACTG GATACCCAGATAatccaacaacaacaacaatgacaATTGAAGAATCATCAGCTTATACAGCAACCG aaAACACCAGGTTTTCATTCGCAACAAGGCctgaaacaacaacaaatacaaCCACTG ATCCACCCGTTCCGGTCTGTCCTGTATTAAACAGCAATTGTGCCTCGGTGAGATACTCCACATGGCTTTGCGATCACATTCGATGGAAAATAACGTTGATGGTTGACTGGCAGCCTGCATTTGAGTCTTGGTG GAACGAAAACCAGTCCGGAAGTTTGCCTTTTCCCGCTTGCAATCACCTTGACGTGTCTTGCAAACATCCCGATGAATGGGACGTAGTGTTTGTTGGAAATGGATGTTTCATTCCATTTTGTAAAGATGGATACT ATGAGACCGGAGTTAATACTGCCACCCAGTGGAAGGCTGACTATGAAGAATGGCGTCAGATCTTCAATAGATGGCGTCAAGCGCTTCGCAGCGAAATGTAA
- the LOC143464953 gene encoding uncharacterized protein LOC143464953 isoform X12: protein MNLCCIALVVVCCIQASESETTTGSAEGSGTNSPTDESVTNRMTRSPEGSGTNSPTNESVTNTMTRSPEGSGMYSPTDESVTSGTNSPTDRSFTIRFRESTSFQSTRDPATGYPDNPTTTTMTIEESSAYTATENTRFSFATRPETTTNTTTDPPVPVCPVLNSNCASVRYSTWLCDHIRWKITLMVDWQPAFESWWNENQSGSLPFPACNHLDVSCKHPDEWDVVFVGNGCFIPFCKDGYYETGVNTATQWKADYEEWRQIFNRWRQALRSEM, encoded by the exons ATGAATTTGTGTTGCATTGCACTTGTCGTTGTCTGCTGTATACAAGCATCCGAGAGTG AAACGACGACAGGATCGGCCGAAGGAA GTGGAACGAACTCACCGACCGATGAAAGCGTCACAA ATAGAATGACAAGATCACCCGAAGGAA GTGGAACGAACTCACCGACCAATGAAAGCGTTACAA ATACGATGACAAGATCACCCGAAGGAA GTGGAATGTACTCACCGACCGATGAAAGCGTCACAA GTGGAACGAACTCACCGACCGACCGAAGCTTTACAA TCAGGTTTCGTGAAAGCACAAGTTTTCAAAGTACAAGAGATCCTGCCACTG GATACCCAGATAatccaacaacaacaacaatgacaATTGAAGAATCATCAGCTTATACAGCAACCG aaAACACCAGGTTTTCATTCGCAACAAGGCctgaaacaacaacaaatacaaCCACTG ATCCACCCGTTCCGGTCTGTCCTGTATTAAACAGCAATTGTGCCTCGGTGAGATACTCCACATGGCTTTGCGATCACATTCGATGGAAAATAACGTTGATGGTTGACTGGCAGCCTGCATTTGAGTCTTGGTG GAACGAAAACCAGTCCGGAAGTTTGCCTTTTCCCGCTTGCAATCACCTTGACGTGTCTTGCAAACATCCCGATGAATGGGACGTAGTGTTTGTTGGAAATGGATGTTTCATTCCATTTTGTAAAGATGGATACT ATGAGACCGGAGTTAATACTGCCACCCAGTGGAAGGCTGACTATGAAGAATGGCGTCAGATCTTCAATAGATGGCGTCAAGCGCTTCGCAGCGAAATGTAA
- the LOC143464953 gene encoding uncharacterized protein LOC143464953 isoform X1, producing the protein MNLCCIALVVVCCIQASESETTTGSAEGSGTNSPTDESVTNRMTRPAEGSGMNSTTDESVTNRMTRPAEGSGTNSPTDESVTNRMTRPAEGSGTNSPTDESVTNRMTRSPEGSGTNSPTNESVTNTMTRSPEGSGMYSPTDESVTSGTNSPTDRSFTIRFRESTSFQSTRDPATGYPDNPTTTTMTIEESSAYTATENTRFSFATRPETTTNTTTDPPVPVCPVLNSNCASVRYSTWLCDHIRWKITLMVDWQPAFESWWNENQSGSLPFPACNHLDVSCKHPDEWDVVFVGNGCFIPFCKDGYYETGVNTATQWKADYEEWRQIFNRWRQALRSEM; encoded by the exons ATGAATTTGTGTTGCATTGCACTTGTCGTTGTCTGCTGTATACAAGCATCCGAGAGTG AAACGACGACAGGATCGGCCGAAGGAA GTGGAACGAACTCACCCACCGATGAAAGCGTTACAA ATAGAATGACAAGACCGGCCGAAGGAA GTGGAATGAACTCAACGACCGATGAAAGCGTTACAA ATAGAATGACAAGACCGGCCGAAGGAA GTGGAACGAACTCACCGACCGATGAAAGCGTCACAA ATAGAATGACAAGACCGGCCGAAGGAA GTGGAACGAACTCACCCACCGATGAAAGCGTCACAA ATAGAATGACAAGATCACCCGAAGGAA GTGGAACGAACTCACCGACCAATGAAAGCGTTACAA ATACGATGACAAGATCACCCGAAGGAA GTGGAATGTACTCACCGACCGATGAAAGCGTCACAA GTGGAACGAACTCACCGACCGACCGAAGCTTTACAA TCAGGTTTCGTGAAAGCACAAGTTTTCAAAGTACAAGAGATCCTGCCACTG GATACCCAGATAatccaacaacaacaacaatgacaATTGAAGAATCATCAGCTTATACAGCAACCG aaAACACCAGGTTTTCATTCGCAACAAGGCctgaaacaacaacaaatacaaCCACTG ATCCACCCGTTCCGGTCTGTCCTGTATTAAACAGCAATTGTGCCTCGGTGAGATACTCCACATGGCTTTGCGATCACATTCGATGGAAAATAACGTTGATGGTTGACTGGCAGCCTGCATTTGAGTCTTGGTG GAACGAAAACCAGTCCGGAAGTTTGCCTTTTCCCGCTTGCAATCACCTTGACGTGTCTTGCAAACATCCCGATGAATGGGACGTAGTGTTTGTTGGAAATGGATGTTTCATTCCATTTTGTAAAGATGGATACT ATGAGACCGGAGTTAATACTGCCACCCAGTGGAAGGCTGACTATGAAGAATGGCGTCAGATCTTCAATAGATGGCGTCAAGCGCTTCGCAGCGAAATGTAA
- the LOC143464953 gene encoding uncharacterized protein LOC143464953 isoform X3 has translation MNLCCIALVVVCCIQASESETTTGSAEGSGTNSPTDESVTNRMTRPAEGSGMNSTTDESVTNRMTRPAEGSGTNSPTDESVTNRMTRPAEGSGTNSPTNESVTNTMTRSPEGSGMYSPTDESVTSGTNSPTDRSFTIRFRESTSFQSTRDPATGYPDNPTTTTMTIEESSAYTATENTRFSFATRPETTTNTTTDPPVPVCPVLNSNCASVRYSTWLCDHIRWKITLMVDWQPAFESWWNENQSGSLPFPACNHLDVSCKHPDEWDVVFVGNGCFIPFCKDGYYETGVNTATQWKADYEEWRQIFNRWRQALRSEM, from the exons ATGAATTTGTGTTGCATTGCACTTGTCGTTGTCTGCTGTATACAAGCATCCGAGAGTG AAACGACGACAGGATCGGCCGAAGGAA GTGGAACGAACTCACCCACCGATGAAAGCGTTACAA ATAGAATGACAAGACCGGCCGAAGGAA GTGGAATGAACTCAACGACCGATGAAAGCGTTACAA ATAGAATGACAAGACCGGCCGAAGGAA GTGGAACGAACTCACCGACCGATGAAAGCGTCACAA ATAGAATGACAAGACCGGCCGAAGGAA GTGGAACGAACTCACCGACCAATGAAAGCGTTACAA ATACGATGACAAGATCACCCGAAGGAA GTGGAATGTACTCACCGACCGATGAAAGCGTCACAA GTGGAACGAACTCACCGACCGACCGAAGCTTTACAA TCAGGTTTCGTGAAAGCACAAGTTTTCAAAGTACAAGAGATCCTGCCACTG GATACCCAGATAatccaacaacaacaacaatgacaATTGAAGAATCATCAGCTTATACAGCAACCG aaAACACCAGGTTTTCATTCGCAACAAGGCctgaaacaacaacaaatacaaCCACTG ATCCACCCGTTCCGGTCTGTCCTGTATTAAACAGCAATTGTGCCTCGGTGAGATACTCCACATGGCTTTGCGATCACATTCGATGGAAAATAACGTTGATGGTTGACTGGCAGCCTGCATTTGAGTCTTGGTG GAACGAAAACCAGTCCGGAAGTTTGCCTTTTCCCGCTTGCAATCACCTTGACGTGTCTTGCAAACATCCCGATGAATGGGACGTAGTGTTTGTTGGAAATGGATGTTTCATTCCATTTTGTAAAGATGGATACT ATGAGACCGGAGTTAATACTGCCACCCAGTGGAAGGCTGACTATGAAGAATGGCGTCAGATCTTCAATAGATGGCGTCAAGCGCTTCGCAGCGAAATGTAA
- the LOC143464953 gene encoding uncharacterized protein LOC143464953 isoform X10 has protein sequence MNLCCIALVVVCCIQASESETTTGSAEGSGTNSPTDESVTNRMTRPAEGSGMNSTTDESVTNRMTRPAEGSGTNSPTDESVTNRMTRSPEGSGTNSPTDRSFTIRFRESTSFQSTRDPATGYPDNPTTTTMTIEESSAYTATENTRFSFATRPETTTNTTTDPPVPVCPVLNSNCASVRYSTWLCDHIRWKITLMVDWQPAFESWWNENQSGSLPFPACNHLDVSCKHPDEWDVVFVGNGCFIPFCKDGYYETGVNTATQWKADYEEWRQIFNRWRQALRSEM, from the exons ATGAATTTGTGTTGCATTGCACTTGTCGTTGTCTGCTGTATACAAGCATCCGAGAGTG AAACGACGACAGGATCGGCCGAAGGAA GTGGAACGAACTCACCCACCGATGAAAGCGTTACAA ATAGAATGACAAGACCGGCCGAAGGAA GTGGAATGAACTCAACGACCGATGAAAGCGTTACAA ATAGAATGACAAGACCGGCCGAAGGAA GTGGAACGAACTCACCGACCGATGAAAGCGTCACAA ATAGAATGACAAGATCACCCGAAGGAA GTGGAACGAACTCACCGACCGACCGAAGCTTTACAA TCAGGTTTCGTGAAAGCACAAGTTTTCAAAGTACAAGAGATCCTGCCACTG GATACCCAGATAatccaacaacaacaacaatgacaATTGAAGAATCATCAGCTTATACAGCAACCG aaAACACCAGGTTTTCATTCGCAACAAGGCctgaaacaacaacaaatacaaCCACTG ATCCACCCGTTCCGGTCTGTCCTGTATTAAACAGCAATTGTGCCTCGGTGAGATACTCCACATGGCTTTGCGATCACATTCGATGGAAAATAACGTTGATGGTTGACTGGCAGCCTGCATTTGAGTCTTGGTG GAACGAAAACCAGTCCGGAAGTTTGCCTTTTCCCGCTTGCAATCACCTTGACGTGTCTTGCAAACATCCCGATGAATGGGACGTAGTGTTTGTTGGAAATGGATGTTTCATTCCATTTTGTAAAGATGGATACT ATGAGACCGGAGTTAATACTGCCACCCAGTGGAAGGCTGACTATGAAGAATGGCGTCAGATCTTCAATAGATGGCGTCAAGCGCTTCGCAGCGAAATGTAA
- the LOC143464953 gene encoding uncharacterized protein LOC143464953 isoform X9, with protein MNLCCIALVVVCCIQASESETTTGSAEGSGTNSPTDESVTNRMTRPAEGSGTNSPTDESVTNRMTRPAEGSGTNSPTNESVTNTMTRSPEGSGMYSPTDESVTSGTNSPTDRSFTIRFRESTSFQSTRDPATGYPDNPTTTTMTIEESSAYTATENTRFSFATRPETTTNTTTDPPVPVCPVLNSNCASVRYSTWLCDHIRWKITLMVDWQPAFESWWNENQSGSLPFPACNHLDVSCKHPDEWDVVFVGNGCFIPFCKDGYYETGVNTATQWKADYEEWRQIFNRWRQALRSEM; from the exons ATGAATTTGTGTTGCATTGCACTTGTCGTTGTCTGCTGTATACAAGCATCCGAGAGTG AAACGACGACAGGATCGGCCGAAGGAA GTGGAACGAACTCACCCACCGATGAAAGCGTTACAA ATAGAATGACAAGACCGGCCGAAGGAA GTGGAACGAACTCACCGACCGATGAAAGCGTCACAA ATAGAATGACAAGACCGGCCGAAGGAA GTGGAACGAACTCACCGACCAATGAAAGCGTTACAA ATACGATGACAAGATCACCCGAAGGAA GTGGAATGTACTCACCGACCGATGAAAGCGTCACAA GTGGAACGAACTCACCGACCGACCGAAGCTTTACAA TCAGGTTTCGTGAAAGCACAAGTTTTCAAAGTACAAGAGATCCTGCCACTG GATACCCAGATAatccaacaacaacaacaatgacaATTGAAGAATCATCAGCTTATACAGCAACCG aaAACACCAGGTTTTCATTCGCAACAAGGCctgaaacaacaacaaatacaaCCACTG ATCCACCCGTTCCGGTCTGTCCTGTATTAAACAGCAATTGTGCCTCGGTGAGATACTCCACATGGCTTTGCGATCACATTCGATGGAAAATAACGTTGATGGTTGACTGGCAGCCTGCATTTGAGTCTTGGTG GAACGAAAACCAGTCCGGAAGTTTGCCTTTTCCCGCTTGCAATCACCTTGACGTGTCTTGCAAACATCCCGATGAATGGGACGTAGTGTTTGTTGGAAATGGATGTTTCATTCCATTTTGTAAAGATGGATACT ATGAGACCGGAGTTAATACTGCCACCCAGTGGAAGGCTGACTATGAAGAATGGCGTCAGATCTTCAATAGATGGCGTCAAGCGCTTCGCAGCGAAATGTAA